The segment TTGGAATTCCGTCTAAAGTGCTATGATCAATGCTGACGACTGAACCCCTACAGGGTGACTGGAagttcctcctaaaaaataggaactcgccctaaaaaataggaacctcgCTCAAAGTGCCAGAAACTGTCTGAGAGACTCCTGCTCAGCTCTGTGGTCCCCTGGGTGGTCAACCTATTAACtgtcagttctccctaaaaaataggatacctccctaaaaagtaggaactatcGTCTGAAAGCTCAAAATGGCTCATAGAGCCCCCACAAAGCGATATGctccctcagaatgagtcccctaaccatccagttgacctacgggaactcgagtGAAAGGTCAACCCTCTGCTCATCTCTCATCGCCTAGAAAGGGAACATTACAGGTCCTCAAAAGCTTAGGGACTGAACAAATGTGGGAACGTTCTTCCCACTTCCTCTTTGGAAACCTATTTTGTTTTGCTTGGAAATTGCCCTTCCCAACATATCAACCAAACTTCATGTGCAACTTGTTAGGTCTATGCTATCTTCTTGGCAAGGATTACATCATTTTCTAGTTCTTGTTCCTCAAGTGCAAAATCATCCATGCTTGACATAACATCATCCTCTTTATCTAACAAAGAAGACTCAAAACAACCTCAGCTTATCATCCTTAATAATGAAGGAGATCTTCATGTATTCAGGCAAGTCTAACCTGAAAGCATTCTAAGACACCAGCAATATGATCTAAAATGGATCATATCTCAATGATTTGAGCTTCCTCAAGGTGCCTTGCAGTCTCTCTTCGCTAAGGCATACTCAAACTTTGTCAACAACATGAAATTTGTGCTCTACTGATGTTGATCATGGGGATATTTATACCCCGCTTGAGACTCCTTGTGTCTTTCCTAAGCTTTGAGATGGATTTGTCTCACCTTATCAATGAATTCGGCAGCCTTATCTACCTTTGCATCTCCTTTTTCCAGCCCTTCTTTTAATTCTCCAAGGTAAACATCAAAAGGGTTAGGTTTCAGTATCCAAAATAGGTCTTGAATGGAGATAACTCTATTGACAAGTGAATGGCTTGTTATAAGAGTGTTAAATGTAGACCAAATATTCATCCCAACCTTTTGGCTACGTCTTTTTGTACCCATGTAGCAGCTGCACCAAATTTTTATTCACTAAATCTGTTTGTCCATCCACTTGGGGATAGAATGTCATAGACTGTTTTAGCTTGATATCCATTCTACTCCACAAAATACACTGGAACTTGCTTAGGAATCTTGTATCAAGATCAGAAATGATATTTTCTAGAAGTCGAAAGTATATCCAAGCATTTTAAAAGAGAATTCAGCTGCATCACTTTCAGTTTATGTCTTCCTACAATAAtgaaaatataatcattacaaTGTTATGTCTTTGGAAAACAAAGTCCATGGATATTCTCCCAATGGCCTTTGAGGCATCAATGGTTGGTATAGCCCAAGTCTCCTATTGTTGGACTTGCTAACACTACACAACTGACAACCTCTTATAAACTTAGAGACATCCAACTGCAAACAAAGCTAATACACATACCACTATAGACTTAGCACTATTTTTCTCACTCCAAAGTGCCTAGCCACCTATGTGGTAGGTGCCTCTCTTATTAGCATCGCTCTTCTTTCTTTACGTACAAAAAATTTTGTTGGTTTATAAATAAGCCCACGTTGCACATATAGATGtctttgttgccattgatgtcaaacctttgcCAATCCTATATGAACTGGTTGTTGGTGGTGATCCGGATATGTATATGTTCAATTGATGTATGGTGTATCTAGTTGATGGTCCAGATGTCTGTTTCTATGATACTATGCTACAAAACTGATTGAAGATTCACGTTGTGCTGATTAGATGATATTAGGTGATGATTTAATGTGTTTCCAGAAGTCTGGTCTGGAACTGATTCTATTATCTTAGGTGTTTGCTTTGGTAGAAACTTATTGTGATTTGGAATGAGTGTTTGTACCGAATATGTCTCAAATGATCATGTTGACTATTGGGATTGCTTTGCTCATTGTGACTATGTTACAAATCAAGATGATGTGGTTTTTTGGGGGTGAATCGCTTTCTTTAGGTCTGGAATAAGACAGTATGGTTTTAGCAGATCAAGTGTTGTGCTCGTTCGTGCATATTGATCCGAGCGGTTGTGCGTAAAGGCTTTTGATGTTGATTGGAAGGTGTGCCGACTTGGTGTGAACCCTCACACATTCCTTTTACCTTCCGGATGATGTATTTTTGGGTCAATGCTATGTATATGTTACATATTCTTTTGGTCAACCTAGTGAATTTCATTTTGATCTGAATGACATATATTGAGCAGATTGATTGTGTTAAATATAAGAGACAGAAAGTGAGAGAGATGTGATTGATGGATGCAAAGATAGTGCTATGAAGGAAGTGCGAAGATTCGGAGATGTACAGAGCAGACAGATGAGTATACATTGTGAACTGTTATCTACATTCTAACAAATGCTATTTTGTATACAGTTTGATCTACTATTCCTATTGTTTTGTAAGAGcaatttgtatcttgccctgaaaaAGTGATTTTCAGTTaagcaagtcctctttttgtaaattgcctaaggttgtgcgcctCAGTCAGCAAGTCCGGAGCAATGAGCTCTTTGGTAGGAAGTCTGGTTCATTGTAAAACAGTTattatatatattgtgagtttgattctcaccatggtttttcccaatttgggttttccacgtaaaaatattggtgtttttgTGAGAATGTTTTGATGATTGAGCTGTTTACTTTCTTGCATAAGTATTGGATGAATGTTATTGTTTGAATATCTTAATATGATCAAGTTTTAGTGaattctgattcaccccccctctctcagctTCCGGTTGTGTTCAACAGCCCATGCAAGAGGTAGAAATCAGTTTTGTCTTCAAACTTTTCAGTCTTAGTTTGAGTTTCTGATTTGTACAACTCGCTGAAATCTTCATCAAGCAAATAATCTTCGACGTATACCTAACACAGTCACTGCTAGGGTTCCCAATGACGCAGTGGGGAGGCCCAACAATTCAGCCTATTCACTAATTCTCATACCCAAAAAACAAGAACATGCTACACAATGGAAAAGAAAGCACATATTTCATTATTTGAAGGAGAAATTGTTTTAAATTTCATTATTTGAAGGACTAATGGTTTCATTACAATGGGTTGTATCCTCCTACCCAATGAACACTTTGGCTCTAGTTAACTACATAGGTCTAGGTTCAAGTGGTCTTTTGCGCCTTTCTATGTTGTCCACCCTAGGACCAATGCAAAGGACAAACTTCCTCCACTTTCATTAAAGCTTGTTTTGGGAAGCTCTCATTCACCAAAGTCCCTCTCTTTGCTACCTCCTTCCACTTTAATAGCAACTCCCATTCTCTACCCATATGGCACTCAAACACTTCTCTATCCAATTGCCTTCATGGCTTGCATCAATTTTACCACAATTTGACGTGGCCACTacttttgttgtctttgtcatcCATCTTCTAACATCACGGGCCAAAAGGTGATCTCATCTCTAACAACAACTAACTTTGCCTCTTTGCATGTGTGTGCACTTCTCCCTTGGCACCAAACTTTCCTTGTGTACTCCTTCACAATGCCTTGGCTCTGAGAACCCACAAACACCTATCCTAGCTTTTGGCTACAAAACTTTAGGCTTACTTGAGATGCCTCTGCATCAAACACCCCAAGTAGGAAAAAATGCAAACCCCTACTCACAAGTGGAAATGAGTGGTAGCACCACCATTTAAACCATCTAAAAAAATGATCTCAATCTTTTCATTTGCCTAATGTTACATTTTAGTGTGCCTACCTTGCTTCTCTTTTTCCTCTTGACCTTTACTAGGTCATACACAATTCTCCTCTCACCAAGCTCTACTTTTCTTGCTTAGCCTTGACCCACAAATAGTCAAGTCATTGCATGTCCATCCTTCCCTAGGCCTTTTGTTCTTCTTCCTTCCTTGTCTTGCCTTTATTCCTTCTCCACACATGGGATTTGGCCCACTGATATCCATTTGCTTTCACCAAGTTGCATGCTCTTCCTTTCTTCAAATACCTTTTGCAAAGCATCCATGTACACTCACCTAACACTCTCACTTCAGCCTCTTCATGTGGTGCAACTACCTCAATTTGGTAGTTGTATCAACAGCCCTTAGCCTTCATTTTCTCCTTCCATCCTGTCTCTCAAGGATCTCTCCTTGGTGCATACCTTTGGGCTCTCATCCATGCACTGACTGCCTTCCATCGGCATATATGTCAACACCTCCTTTTGAGTATTCGCCCACACACCCAACTACctcacatcaacaatttgttgtcACATGTTTGTTGGTTCCTTCTAGCTCTCGTTTGTCTGTTTCCTCTCACGTCATTGTCTTCACTCAACGCACCATGGAATTGGCTTGGTAATGTAACTGCCAAATATTTTCAAGGCTGTGCGACAGTTGAGTAATTGTTGGCTCCCACTTTCCTTCTGTCATTTGCTATTATTAGCTGTTCGTGTGCTCCTTTTGGGGGTGGCAACTGTCAGTTTGGACAGTTGCAATTATTGGTTTGCTTCCTTTTTGAGGGATGTTTTTGGCCTTTTCAAGTTAGTAAATACGTAAGTTGTGGGGACTGGTTTTCTTTGACTGTGTAGGAGGTACAGATTTTTTGGGAAGCTACAAAAATTTTGGGTTTGAATATTAAAGATTTCTCAAATTTTGTTACCTCTGTGTTCCTTCATAGTTTTCTTTTATGTGTTGCGATGATGATGACTATGGATTGCGTTCATATTTGTGTTTTTTATTAGAAGTTATCTGTTTGTTCACTCTTTAGCAGCAGGGTGTGCTTTGGGAAATTTACACAGAAGCTGAGCAGCGTTATTTTTGGAGACTTGCTTGCAGAGGACAGAGGTTTGATCTGCATCACTTGGTCCCATTCTGTGCACCTTAGGCCCTTCACCCAAACCTCACACAACCAAACTCACATATCTCACCTACCTTTCCATGCTTCCTATGTGGTAGGCTTCCTTCTTTTCCTCACTCCCCTCTTCCAAGGGTCACAGCCAAATCCTATCGCCACCCTCTAGTGCTCTTCATGCAACCAATTTCTACCATAGATTTTAGGCTACCTTCTCCATGCAACAGCTTACCCCCTATGTTACCTGCTCCTCGGACCTCAACTAACACCACTCCTTTTTTCTGTCCCTCCAAATTCTTTTGTGCATTCCTTTTCCTTCAGGCCTCTACTCCTACAACCATTCCAATTGCGCTCTCAAGTGCCTACCTCCCTCATCGTCTCAAATGCCATCCAATCACACTTTCACATCTACACTTTTCCTCTATGTTGTGTCCACTCCTAGAGACTCCTCCATCCTTCTATTGTGTCATTACATGACCTCCTTTCTAAGAGCTCTACCTTCTACGAGTCTTCAAGCCTCCCCTACACAAAATAGTAGTCCATTACCAGCACCCACTTCATCAAATCCTTCAAACCTTCCCTTCCCTACAATGTAGATGCCTCCAAGCCATCCTCCTCTTTTGGCACCACTCTCTTCTCCCTCCGCACTAGTCTTCTCCACAATGTGTCCAACCTAGCCATCATCTCTATGACCTTGACCATCAATTGCATATTCCAATTACTCCTCCCCTAGCCCTTTGTTGAGACATTATACTCCACCCTTGTTCTCTATGCATCCACTCAAGATGCAGACAAACTTCCTCATGCACCTTCTACCCACACTTGGTGAGAAACCAGAGTTTCGGAGGGTCATTAATTGAACATTACCACAAACTTTAATCTTTGAAACTTTCACACAAGAACCATGAATAAGAATGAACGCGCATGGCCTATAATGAAGAACTTTACAGGGGGTTGCCCTAAGCTACAACACCTTTTAAATATGTCATGATGAAGCACGCAGAAGGGATCAAAAGCACAAGAATAAGAATCTAATGAAAAATACACAGTGACACTATATATAAACAAATGTTCGGCCTCTTAAGCAAACTTTACAAATAATACCGATACATAATGAACAAAAACTACAGTAATATCTATCATAATATATGCTCTCTAGTTATGGTACTATAAAAGCATGACACAAGTAATGTTAAACTTCTAGAATGAGAGAATTTACCTTCAAATCTGATCCCAGATATTCATTGCTTAGCTTGTCTCAGACATTCAGAGGAGATTTCTGAGTCAAAGTCGTAAAGAAGCAAATATCCATGGTTTTTGGAGCCTCGACCTTGTTGCATGTATCAATAATGCAACCTGGTAACTTATCATTAAACTCTGTAATTTTACCTCTTATATTACAAAATTAAGCAAAATCATTGCGTCTCCCATATATTTCTGCACTCTTATTATAATAGTAGAATAAAAAAACATTTTTTGCCAATAACTGCATCATGGACTTGTGCAAACTACATTCCTTGGAAAAGAAGTTGATAAAAACACCTTCAGTAAATTAATTGAGCTGCTCAACTTCTTGCACGTCATTTAGGATTTTTTTATATCTCAAGCGGTATATCCAGAGGGCCAATCCAACACAAACCTTGAAATAAAAGAATTAGTATCCAATCATTTGTGAAAAATTGCCACCAATTTAAACATCATACCGGTCTTTTATGAACTCATATCACAGCTCAACACTGAATTCACCACCAAAAGCATTACTCAATGTGCTCAATGTGACTAAATCAGGAACACAATGCTTTGAGCGCATTTCTTCAAGCACCTTAATGGCTTCATGGAACTTACCCTGCTTTCCATACCCATATATCATGGATGTGTACGTAACAACATTTGGAAAAGACCCTTCCATTTCCATCTCTTTCAGTATCATTCTAGCCTGATCTAGTTTGCCTCCCTTGCACAAAGCATGAATCACAGTGCTGTACGTAAAAACGTCAGGAGGGAAACCATTGTCCAACATCTCATCAACCACCCTGGCAGTTTTCTGCAGTTTCCCTTCCTTACACATACCATATATGAAGACGTTGTATGTTACAAGATCAGGTGTGCAGTCACTCCTAAGCATCTCGCTTAAAATCTTCTCGGCCTCCCCCCAGTCACACTTTTTAAAGTTAGCATGTATCAAGGTAGTGTAAGTTGTGATGTTGGGGGTACAACCCTCTGCCTTCATTCGGTTTACATATTCCATAGCCTTATCTATATTACCCGATTTGCAGTATCCACTAATTAATGTTGTATAAGTAATAGCATTAGGACGAACTCCCTTGTCATCCATTCTATCCAAAACCCTAGATGCTTCTTCCAACTTCCCTTCCTTACAAAGGCTATTCATCAATATATTGAAGGGGACCACCCCCGGGAAACTGAATGTTTGCATCATTTCATCGAAAATATTCTGAACACAAGAAAACCTTCCATATTTGCAGGAACCGGCCATGAGAGAGCAATACGAGAACACATTTGGAGAGCAACCCCTGTCTGGCATCTGGCGTACAATTTCTACAGCTTGGTCAATGTATCCCTCTTTGGCCATACCCCATATCAGCAAAGTGTAGGTAACAACGTTGGCAAATGAACCTGTGGTCAAAAACTCATTGCATATTTCCAAAGCTCTCTTGGGATCTCCTGCCTTGCAAAAGCCATGAACCAAAGTATTCAAAGTTCTAACAGTGGGATTAATTTTCTTACTTGTCATCTCGACAAGTAACTCAACTGCTTCTTCGGTATTTCCTTTGTCACAAAATCCTCTTATTAGGGTATTGTAAGTATATGTATCGGGCAGGTAACGATGTTCAAGCATTTGCCTCAAGAGCTCAACAGCATCCTCTACCCTATGAGCCTTGCAAAGTGCATTCATGGCAATATTGAAAGTCGTAACAGAGACAGGAACTTTGGCACAGACCAATTTATTAAAGAACGAAATAGCTGTTTCAAAACTATTGTTTTGCACCAGTGCATTCAGAAGAGCATTAAACGTATCAACATTGGGCTCACAAAAATCATGCATCCGATCATAAACCTTGAAAGCTGCTTCCATCATTGATGCCTCGCTAAAGCTCCTGATTAAGCTATTGAACACTCTCGACTCTTTGCATCGGAAATCCTTTGCCGTCATCTCATTGAGCATGTTTTCTGCTTCTTCATACCTCTTTACAGAAAGCAGTTTCTGAAGCATGACTCTGTAGGTATAAAAATCATGTTTGTAAGGTCCATGTCCCTCGGCCCACTTGAATATTTCTAGAGCTTTGTGGGTGTCCTCCCGCTCTAATATTTGAACCATTTCCTTTGTAGACAAAACTGGGCTTTTCTCTATCTTTCCTACTCGCCAATTGACTTGTGACTTGTGGGTGCTCCTGTGATTTGGTCTCGCTGCTTGGCTGCGTTTCAAGGATGCTGTTTTCTTCAGAATTGAGGCCAAATGCAGAGCTGAGTTTTGCGACTTTGCTTTTGGGTTTTGCGGCTTTGCTCTTGCTTTGAAGTTACAAACTGACGGAAATATTTTCCAAGTCGCAGCCGTTGCTACCATTTGCAGTCGCAAGATACCACAGGATGAAGGAATCACCATAGAGCAACATTCTTGGACGCAAAAATTATCCCTTCCCACAACCGCCACTAGAAGTATCATGTTTTAAACCCATATCAATACAATATCTTCTCTGTTAGGAGCTTCTCGATCCATTTGACAGAGAGTTCTACTCAGAAATATAGTTCTTGAAGACACGAGGCTCTAGCAGTTCAATTTTGTTAGACTGGTGTATTCTATGATCCCTAATATTGAAACTGTGTATCCATGCTTAGCGTAGAAGTCTATATATGTTCCCAtcgaaaaaaaaatatttttcatatttatttgtaaatttgaaaaatctttaattaataaattttaatcttACTTTTTTATTGCTAAGTGTGTTTAAACTACATATTGGGACAATAGCCTCATAAACCATTCACAATCATAACAAGTAATAAAGAGAGAgggggaaagggggagagatatagagataaagagggatagagaaattgataagagggagaaagatagagagataggaagatagaggtagagaaagatatagAAAAATAAATGGAGAGATAGAAATATGAAGCGGGTGAGGTAGGTATGGTAAAGAGGTGGAAgaggtcaattaggaaaaaaaatttgttaaatatttttattttaaaatttgttcACAAATATTTTTTTGGGTTATTTTGAAATAGATTTaagatatttttatttataattttaataaagaatttactcaaaattattttttattttttatttatttattttagaattaatttatgatagattttatttatttatttatcttttaataatgattttattaatttattttaaatttatgattaagaaagaaaactcaataaatattataaattgatTTCATTTGTTTGTTTacatttatatattattaaatactaatataataaaataacactcaaaaaattaaaaataattctaAATAGGTAATATAAAtaagataaaaaaattattaaaaaaaattatactaatttatttactatttaaaatatcatattaatattcaatttagtatttttttttttataatgaataggttccttttcaaatgttttatttttcatatttacgtTCCCatcgaaaaaaaatatttttcatatttatttgtaaatttgaaaaatctttaattaataaattttaatcttACTTTTTTATTGCTAAGTGTGTTTAAACTACATATTAGGACAATAGCCTCATAAACCATTCACAATCATAACAAGTAATATCTATTCattaaaaaatgtcttgaaatttgaaGCCATGCAATTGAATTTCAATACATTTGGTATAATTTGATTACTTTGTATTTGTTAAAAGTAGTTTTCCAATATATGCATGATATCTTTATGATCAATGTCAAGAGGAAAGAAAACACCTTTCATGGAAGGTATGTATATCTGTTTGTCATTCATTTTGAAAACAacccataaaaaaaaattgaatttgtgaAGTAGCCTTTAATATATGGAGAAGTTGAGTTGGTAGAAGAGATACCACTCAATTTTCTAGTTGAAGGTCATCAATTTTCATTCTAATGATACCTATGAAGATTTATCTTAAAAATAATGTCAATGTATTTTGATATTTTCCTTAAATATTTAATGCACTAGAAGAATGAAAACAacccataaaaaaaaaattgaatttgtgaAGTAGCCTTTAATATATGGAGAAGTTGAGTTGGTAGAATAGATACCACTCAATTTTCTAGTTGAAGGTCATCAATTTTCATTCTAATGATACCTATGAAGATTTATCTTAAAAATAATGTCAATGTATTTTGATATTTTCCTTAAATATTTAATGCACTTGAATATATATGGAGAAGTTGAGTTGGTAGAAGAGATACCTCTCAATTTTCATTCTAATGATACCTATGAAGATTTATCTTAAAAATAATGTCAATGTATTTTGATATCTGTTTGTCATTCATTTTGAAAACAacccataaaaaaaaaattgaatttgtgaAGTAGCCTTTAATATATGGAGAAGTTGAGTTGGTAGAAGAGATACCACTCAATTTTCTAGTTGAAGGTCATCAATTTTCATTCTAATGATACCTATGAAGATTTATCTTAAAAATAATGTCAATGTATTTTGTTATTTTCCTTAAATATTTAATGCACTAGAAGAATGAAAACAacccataaaaaaaaaattgaatttgtgaAGTAGCCTTTAATATATGGAGAAGTTGAGTTGGTAGAATAGATACCACTCAATTTTCTAGTTGAAGGTCATCAATTTTCATTCTAATGATACCTATGAAGATTTATCTTAAAAATAATGTCAATGTATTTTGACATTTTCCTTAAATATTTCTAACATCTATAATGCTAGCACATTACAATCTTGTCTTTCAAATGGGGTGACACATAGTAACATCCTATATGTTTTTTTGGGCAACACTTTTACTTTTTTATATTGTAAACTCTAATCCGCCTCTAACCAAAAAAATCAATTCAATCAATAAGGCTTAAAGAAATAAAGTAAAAAAGAACACTTAGTAGCACTTAGTGCATACTTCAGAGTAGCAATCACACATAAGTATCGCTATtagttgacctccattgttgaagTCGTATGCACACATCTTTGCATCTAGGGCATACACATTTCACTTTGTTGAATTAGTCTCAAGATCTATTTGAGATAGATCTCTAAATGTGCCACATGCATCATTTTTTGTCAAGACAACCATTGTCAATGCAAGTTTTTAAACAAGACAAAAGAAAATTATATGAGACTCTTGTTTAAGACCTTCTCTCCCAAAAACAATTCcccaataaattaaaaaaaaaaaaaaaaaaaaacatttcacctTATTAAAGTGTGTCATTTTATATTTAACTATTTTACCTTACCTTTTAAAAGTATGtcattttatttttaactttttaagTTTGGTTTTTCTTTTTTCCCCTAAGTTTGGTTTTACCCATGCCTTCTAATATAAGAAttagtttttttaaaatattttatttaaataccattataacttttaaaatttgatttatttaacaaTATTATTATCTTTAcctttaattttataatttttttaattttaaatattaaaattatcttattaacatttttataatatatttattatattttaagtaCATAATTTATTAATATTCGAATTCTAATagattaaaaaaatagttttactCTTTTATTTAATAACTTATTAATAGCCTAGAGATTGATCAtatgtactacacaaatgtatgcacAAAACAGACcatttttttcctaattgacctcTTCCACCTCTTTACCATACCTACCTCACCCGCTTCATATTTCTATCTCTCCATTTATTTTTCTATATCTTCCTATACATATCTTAGGAAATATGTTGgtctatttttgcatatatttgtgtAGTAAGGTTCCATTACTAATATAGTCTTTgatatgtttgcaatagggagaaagggagagaaggggATAGAAAGAGGGATAAATAGAGGGGGGAAGAGTAAGGGAGATAAAGAGGAGTAAGGAGGTAGAGATAGAGAGGATGATAGAGATGGACAAGGAGAAGGATATGAATAGGGAgaggagagaggggggggggatagaGGGATAGATAGATTTGGAAGGAATAAATATattgagatagagagagggggggggagatagagaggaatagagagagggagatagagagagggagagggagagataaagatagagatggagagataaaaagGGAGATTTAGAGAGGAtgagatagatagagatatagaggaagaaggagagggagaggaagaggaagagagaaaTAGGGggaatatagagagagggagatatagagatgtATGTAAAGAgaaagatagatagagatatatgggaaggtAAAGAGAGAGATGGATATATGGGAAgataaatggagagagagagagagagagagagagagagagagagagagagagagagagagagagagagagagagaga is part of the Cryptomeria japonica chromosome 10, Sugi_1.0, whole genome shotgun sequence genome and harbors:
- the LOC131060867 gene encoding pentatricopeptide repeat-containing protein At5g65560-like, coding for MAATWKIFPSVCNFNARAKPQNPKAKSQNPALHLASILKKATSFKRNQAARPNHSSTHKSQVNWQVGKIEKSPILSTKEMVQILEREDTHKALEIFKWAEGHGPYKHDLYTYRVMIQKLLSVKRYEEAENMLNEMTAKDFRCKEPSVFNSLIRSFSEASMMEAAFKVYDRMHDFCEPNVDTFNALLNALVQNNSFEIAISFFNKLVCANVPASVTTFNIAMNALCKAHRVEDAVELLRQMPKHRYLPDTYTYNTPIRGFCDKGNTEEAVELLVEMTSKKINPTVRTLNTLVHGFCKAGDPKRALEICIEFLTTGSFANVVTYTLLIWGMAKEGYIDQAVEIVRQMPDRGCSPNVFSYCSLMVRSYKYGRFSNVQNIFDEMMQTFSFPGVVPFNILMNSLCKEGKLEEASRVLDRMDDKGVHPNAITYTTLISGYCKSGNIDKAMEYVSRTKAEGCTPNITTYTTLIHANFKKCDWGEAEKILSEMLRSDCTPDLVTYNVFIYGMCKEGKLQKTARVVDEMLDNGFPPDVFTYSIVIHALCKGGNMDELSNMILLVAVVGRDNFCVQECCSMVIPSSCGILRLQMVATAATWKIFPSVCNFKARAKPQNPKAKSQNSALHLASILKKTASLKRSQAARPNHRSTHKSQVNWRVGKIEKSPVLSTKEMVQILEREDTHKALEIFKWAEGHGPYKHDFYTYRVMLQKLLSVKRYEEAENMLNEMTAKDFRCKESRVFNSLIRSFSEASMMEAAFKVYDRMHDFCEPNVDTFNALLNALVQNNSFETAISFFNKLVCAKVPVSVTTFNIAMNALCKAHRVEDAVELLRQMLEHRYLPDTYTYNTLIRGFCDKGNTEEAVELLVEMTSKKINPTVRTLNTLVHGFCKAGDPKRALEICNEFLTTGSFANVVTYTLLIWGMAKEGYIDQAVEIVRQMPDRGCSPNVFSYCSLMAGSCKYGRFSCVQNIFDEMMQTFSFPGVVPFNILMNSLCKEGKLEEASRVLDRMDDKGVRPNAITYTTLISGYCKSGNIDKAMEYVNRMKAEGCTPNITTYTTLIHANFKKCDWGEAEKILSEMLRSDCTPDLVTYNVFIYGMCKEGKLQKTARVVDEMLDNGFPPDVFTYSTVIHALCKGGKLDQARMILKEMEMEGSFPNVVTYTSMIYGYGKQGKFHEAIKVLEEMRSKHCVPDLVTLSTLSNAFGGEFSVEL